The proteins below come from a single Bombus pyrosoma isolate SC7728 linkage group LG10, ASM1482585v1, whole genome shotgun sequence genomic window:
- the LOC122571909 gene encoding thyroid adenoma-associated protein homolog isoform X1 has translation MFTSEEIKRQLKDLLILKRNGELDTEEKLLNSNNKYWRNCIMYDSLEHYVYHYDEEIKLNTLALIVESKKSTLKFTSQELDIIILFLQVNFKENIEFVPLIKKTLKRMKDSLAVMRRQYAQEEKMRNHYKKNCSSSEIKQEVMDESYKISCNLESDINMYSCKFESLRQMCICSPDATYNRRRCSLQILLLMRDLLDNEFKQVIWKAEQVEAIFNLMLLDTYETNKVMAFNLIKSIDPNLLQLNNEGRVRDIIMVAIELGNSVRPIDTITAVYMLKVSILSPIVQKVLENHLDLIIQFEDIKEATILQLILILLKKLKDSLTLAKENIVKTVIKHSLYGYLFCIRNLLYECNLENAGKECLWQSTIIELISISFECSHAVSLIVNNSSPEGHLPMDLNSQAINEICNSVPDKQIVTPQMVLLCSWRTVKEVSLLFGLLSTKAPICEDNPSIKLLNEEQIIKIGEHFVSLLTETKHRGAFEQAHVGFSQLCSRLWRLNKTNLNELPKLWLHQILISITGIKENSKLCATRRSVGIPFMIQALLSTEPRQYKDTKTTTFDSVIKILLGLTQLKSENLWENVQQLIYSNSVFTHYENSLATLKYNDDCPVNENIVQVTEIKTHALNILRAIFRHSHLAEVVNNYVEDGLIAAFKSYDAATWAERNAATLLFSALITRIFGVQRTKDHINLTTDNKMNYRVFSEKYSNLLSFISDQLQTFVAMDDTLIKADIQSILLLLSRLYYNDNTEPSDIQRKVNDLIDLIIQCAKSAIFETRKLAARALVPLLTTQSAQYVLTKIIENIISAGTNYSSLNLIHGYMLQIYEILIYFNFKSFELVDVNWDEFLKRTIWIIENLEQKNSKPPSFLLAAHYVNVCNKICEVDRTYVIRMLPMLYTVISHLLGEKLKQGPARELYKLSVIRFIRSIARETSLIQQSVVIKICLHNLKVPEMQIAAWSIVSEIINEVKYSDVLQTLVNYGFYEIRNSIECFHKYSPELQDAIFDFLYSSLTCINQTESSDFMRRIDICKFVLNEIRLQDNKSGYYERDCYLRLLGKSYVTLASFNKHDEAINLECTNDVYSSFCDNLWITSLSGDFRKSAFEIMEGLFLACYKCEEYQYVQIQWWTTVLQLLLDNNREIRNEAFSLIDHVPVHCTVINDCSYINLLLSKFLECNIRNKHPEYMCIALFYWSTALLDYIDYEMDDTDVFNKCTNYDFFEPLEVSRTCAEFLIKNMKCYIDIILPDDAINWANSLLNVQFQKSISFRTLVKNYENYMPTLENKLHDILNPTYKNKLLQILSYEQYKNIL, from the exons ATGTTTACATcagaagaaataaagaggCAATTAAAAGATTTGTTAATATTGAAACGTAATGGTGAATTAGACACCGAGGAGAAGCTTCTTAactcgaataataaatattggaGAAATTGTATCATGTATGATAGTTTGGAGCATTATGTTTATCATTATGATGAAGAG ataaaattaaatacactAGCCCTTATAGTAGAATCAAAGAAGAGcactttgaaatttacatCTCAAGAACTTGATATAATCATCCTGTTTCTACAAgtcaattttaaagaaaatatagaatttgttCCTCTAATAAAAAAG ACTTTAAAGCGAATGAAAGACAGCTTAGCCGTCATGAGGCGGCAATATgcacaagaagaaaaaatgagaaaccattataaaaaaaattgtagttCATCAGAGATAAAACAAGAAGTGATGGAtgaatcatataaaatatcttgcaatttaGAAAGTGATATAAACATGTACAGTTGTAAATTTGAATCTCTACGTCAGATGTGCATATGTAGCCCTGATGCAACATATAATAGGAGGCGGTGTTCTCTACAGATACTGCTCCTAATGAGAGATTTATTAGATAATGAATTTAAACAAGTTATTTGGAAGGCTGAGCAAGTGGAAGCAATATTTAACCTAATGTTATTAGATACATATGAAACTAATAAAGTAATGGCTTTCAATCTAATAAAATCAATAGATCcaaatttattgcaattaaataatgaaGGTCGTGTTCGTGATATTATCATGGTTGCTATTGAATTAGGCAATAGTGTAAGACCTATTGATACTATTACAGCTGTATATATGCTGAAAGTTAGTATACTGTCACCTATTGTGCAAAAAGTACTTGAAAATCATTTAGatctaataatacaatttgaagatataaaagaagCAACAATACTACAACTGATActaattttgttgaaaaagttGAAG gATTCCTTGACTTTAGCAAAAGAGAATATAGTGAAAACTGTTATTAAACATTCTTTGTATGGCTATCTTTTCTgtataagaaatttgttatatgaATGCAATTTGGAGAATGCTGGGAAAGAATGTTTGTGGCAGAGCActataatagaattaatatccATATCTTTCGAATGCAGTCATGCAGTTTctttaatagtaaataattcttCACCAGAGGGACATTTACCAATGGATTTGAATTCACAAgctattaatgaaatatgtaattctGTGCCTGATAAACAAATAGTAACACCACAAATGGTGTTGCTTTGTTCTTGGCGTACTGTAAAGGAAGTTAGCTTATTGTTTGGTTTGCTTTCCACTAAGGCACCTATATGTGAAGATAATCCTtccataaaattgttaaatgaagagcaa aTTATCAAAATAGGAGAACATTTTGTTTCCTTGCTTACTGAAACAAAGCATAGAGGAGCATTTGAGCAGGCTCATGTAGGATTCAGCCAATTGTGTTCTCGACTATGgcgtttaaataaaacaaatctaaATGAATTACCTAAATTGTGGTTGCATCAAATTTTGATTTCCATCACAGGAATTAAAGAGAACTCAAAATTGTGTGCAACCAGAAGAAGTGTAGGAATACCATTCATGATACAG GCTTTACTATCTACAGAACCTCGTCAATACAAAGATACAAAAACTACAACCTTTGATTCGgtgataaaaattcttttaggACTTACACaattaaaaagtgaaaatCTATGGGAAAATGTGCAACAACTGATATACTCAAACTCTGTTTTTACACATTATGAGAACTCACTTGCTACATTGAAGTACAACGATGATTGTCCTGTAAACGAAAATATCGTTCAAGTCACGGAAATCAAAACACATgctctaaatattttaagagcAATTTTTCGACACTCTCATCTTGCAGAAgtagtaaataattatgttgAAGATGGTTTAATAGCGGCATTTAAAAGTTACGATGCTGCAACGTGGGCG GAAAGAAACGCAGCAACATTACTTTTTAGTGCACTTATTACTAGAATCTTTGGCGTTCAAAGAACGAAAGACCATATCAATCTTACCacagataataaaatgaattatagagtattttctgaaaaatattctaatctATTATCCTTCATTTCGGATCAATTGCAAACATTTGTGGCAATGGATGATACTCTTATAAAAGCCGATATACAATCAATATTGCTTTTACTATCACGGTTATACTATAATGATAATACGGAACCTAGCGATATTCAACGGAAG GTCAATGATCTTAtagatttaattatacaatgtGCAAAAAGTGCGATATTCGAAACACGGAAATTAGCAGCTAGAGCACTTGTACCTTTATTAACAACACAATCTGCTCAAtatgttttaacaaaaataattgagAATATAATATCTGCAGGGACCAACTATTcgtctttaaatttaatacatgGTTATATGTTGCAA atatatgaaatactaatatatttcaattttaaatcgtttgaATTGGTTGATGTAAATTGggatgaatttttgaaacgcACAATTTGGATCATAGAAAATCTGGAgcaaaaaaattcaaaaccGCCAAGTTTTTTATTGGCTGCACATTATGtaaatgtttgcaataaaatatgtgAAGTAGATAGAAC GTATGTGATACGAATGTTGCCGATGCTATATACTGtaatttcacatttattaggtgaaaaattaaaacaaggACCTGCGCGAGAACTGTATAAATTATCAGTAATTAGATTCATTCGATCAATAGCGAGAGAAACTTCGCTAATTCAACAGTCCGTAGTAATCAAAATATGCCTGCATAATTTAAAAGTTCCTGAAATGCAAATTGCTGCATGGTCAATTGtttcagaaattattaatgaagTGAAATACAGTGATGTATTACAGACATTAGTAAATTATGGTTTCTATGAAATTCGCAACTCTATAGAATGTTTTCATAAGTATAGTCCAGAATTGCAAGATGCAATATTTGATTTCCTCTACAGTAGCCTAACATGCATTAATCAAACTGAATCCTCCGATTTCATGAGAAGAattgatatttgtaaatttgtgTTAAATGAAATACGTCTACAGGATAATAAAAGTGGATACTATGAGAGAGACTGCTACTTAAGATTATTGGGGAAATCATATGTGACTTTAGCTTCTTTTAACAAGCATGATGAAGCAATTAATTTAGAGTGTACAAATGATGTATATAGTAGCTTCTGTGATAATCTATGGATCACAAGTTTGAGTGGAGATTTTAGAAAATCTGCATTTGAAATAATGGAGGGCCTTTTTCTAGCGTGTTATAAATGTGAAGAGTATCAAT ATGTACAGATTCAGTGGTGGACAACAGTATTACAATTGTTACTGGACAATAATCGCGAAATACGAAATGAAGCATTCTCTTTAATTGATCATGTTCCGGTACATTGTACAGTGATTAATGATTGTTCATATATCAATTTACTACTTTCTAAATTCTTAGAATgcaatatacgtaataaacaTCCTGAGTATATGTGTATTGCGCTTTTTTATTGGAGTACTGCTTTATTAGATTATATAGATTATGAAATGGATGATACAGat GTGTTCaacaaatgtacaaattatGACTTCTTTGAACCTTTGGAGGTATCAAGGACATGTGCtgagtttttaataaaaaatatgaagtgTTATATAGACATTATATTGCCAGATGACGCTATAAATTGGGCCAATTCCCTTTTGAATGTCCAATTTCAAAAATCCATTTCGTTTAGAACGCTCGTaaagaattatgaaaattacatgCCTACtctcgaaaataaattgcacgATATTTTGAACCCGACTtacaagaataaattattacaaattttatcatacgaacaatacaaaaatatattataa
- the LOC122571909 gene encoding thyroid adenoma-associated protein homolog isoform X2, whose product MKDSLAVMRRQYAQEEKMRNHYKKNCSSSEIKQEVMDESYKISCNLESDINMYSCKFESLRQMCICSPDATYNRRRCSLQILLLMRDLLDNEFKQVIWKAEQVEAIFNLMLLDTYETNKVMAFNLIKSIDPNLLQLNNEGRVRDIIMVAIELGNSVRPIDTITAVYMLKVSILSPIVQKVLENHLDLIIQFEDIKEATILQLILILLKKLKDSLTLAKENIVKTVIKHSLYGYLFCIRNLLYECNLENAGKECLWQSTIIELISISFECSHAVSLIVNNSSPEGHLPMDLNSQAINEICNSVPDKQIVTPQMVLLCSWRTVKEVSLLFGLLSTKAPICEDNPSIKLLNEEQIIKIGEHFVSLLTETKHRGAFEQAHVGFSQLCSRLWRLNKTNLNELPKLWLHQILISITGIKENSKLCATRRSVGIPFMIQALLSTEPRQYKDTKTTTFDSVIKILLGLTQLKSENLWENVQQLIYSNSVFTHYENSLATLKYNDDCPVNENIVQVTEIKTHALNILRAIFRHSHLAEVVNNYVEDGLIAAFKSYDAATWAERNAATLLFSALITRIFGVQRTKDHINLTTDNKMNYRVFSEKYSNLLSFISDQLQTFVAMDDTLIKADIQSILLLLSRLYYNDNTEPSDIQRKVNDLIDLIIQCAKSAIFETRKLAARALVPLLTTQSAQYVLTKIIENIISAGTNYSSLNLIHGYMLQIYEILIYFNFKSFELVDVNWDEFLKRTIWIIENLEQKNSKPPSFLLAAHYVNVCNKICEVDRTYVIRMLPMLYTVISHLLGEKLKQGPARELYKLSVIRFIRSIARETSLIQQSVVIKICLHNLKVPEMQIAAWSIVSEIINEVKYSDVLQTLVNYGFYEIRNSIECFHKYSPELQDAIFDFLYSSLTCINQTESSDFMRRIDICKFVLNEIRLQDNKSGYYERDCYLRLLGKSYVTLASFNKHDEAINLECTNDVYSSFCDNLWITSLSGDFRKSAFEIMEGLFLACYKCEEYQYVQIQWWTTVLQLLLDNNREIRNEAFSLIDHVPVHCTVINDCSYINLLLSKFLECNIRNKHPEYMCIALFYWSTALLDYIDYEMDDTDVFNKCTNYDFFEPLEVSRTCAEFLIKNMKCYIDIILPDDAINWANSLLNVQFQKSISFRTLVKNYENYMPTLENKLHDILNPTYKNKLLQILSYEQYKNIL is encoded by the exons ATGAAAGACAGCTTAGCCGTCATGAGGCGGCAATATgcacaagaagaaaaaatgagaaaccattataaaaaaaattgtagttCATCAGAGATAAAACAAGAAGTGATGGAtgaatcatataaaatatcttgcaatttaGAAAGTGATATAAACATGTACAGTTGTAAATTTGAATCTCTACGTCAGATGTGCATATGTAGCCCTGATGCAACATATAATAGGAGGCGGTGTTCTCTACAGATACTGCTCCTAATGAGAGATTTATTAGATAATGAATTTAAACAAGTTATTTGGAAGGCTGAGCAAGTGGAAGCAATATTTAACCTAATGTTATTAGATACATATGAAACTAATAAAGTAATGGCTTTCAATCTAATAAAATCAATAGATCcaaatttattgcaattaaataatgaaGGTCGTGTTCGTGATATTATCATGGTTGCTATTGAATTAGGCAATAGTGTAAGACCTATTGATACTATTACAGCTGTATATATGCTGAAAGTTAGTATACTGTCACCTATTGTGCAAAAAGTACTTGAAAATCATTTAGatctaataatacaatttgaagatataaaagaagCAACAATACTACAACTGATActaattttgttgaaaaagttGAAG gATTCCTTGACTTTAGCAAAAGAGAATATAGTGAAAACTGTTATTAAACATTCTTTGTATGGCTATCTTTTCTgtataagaaatttgttatatgaATGCAATTTGGAGAATGCTGGGAAAGAATGTTTGTGGCAGAGCActataatagaattaatatccATATCTTTCGAATGCAGTCATGCAGTTTctttaatagtaaataattcttCACCAGAGGGACATTTACCAATGGATTTGAATTCACAAgctattaatgaaatatgtaattctGTGCCTGATAAACAAATAGTAACACCACAAATGGTGTTGCTTTGTTCTTGGCGTACTGTAAAGGAAGTTAGCTTATTGTTTGGTTTGCTTTCCACTAAGGCACCTATATGTGAAGATAATCCTtccataaaattgttaaatgaagagcaa aTTATCAAAATAGGAGAACATTTTGTTTCCTTGCTTACTGAAACAAAGCATAGAGGAGCATTTGAGCAGGCTCATGTAGGATTCAGCCAATTGTGTTCTCGACTATGgcgtttaaataaaacaaatctaaATGAATTACCTAAATTGTGGTTGCATCAAATTTTGATTTCCATCACAGGAATTAAAGAGAACTCAAAATTGTGTGCAACCAGAAGAAGTGTAGGAATACCATTCATGATACAG GCTTTACTATCTACAGAACCTCGTCAATACAAAGATACAAAAACTACAACCTTTGATTCGgtgataaaaattcttttaggACTTACACaattaaaaagtgaaaatCTATGGGAAAATGTGCAACAACTGATATACTCAAACTCTGTTTTTACACATTATGAGAACTCACTTGCTACATTGAAGTACAACGATGATTGTCCTGTAAACGAAAATATCGTTCAAGTCACGGAAATCAAAACACATgctctaaatattttaagagcAATTTTTCGACACTCTCATCTTGCAGAAgtagtaaataattatgttgAAGATGGTTTAATAGCGGCATTTAAAAGTTACGATGCTGCAACGTGGGCG GAAAGAAACGCAGCAACATTACTTTTTAGTGCACTTATTACTAGAATCTTTGGCGTTCAAAGAACGAAAGACCATATCAATCTTACCacagataataaaatgaattatagagtattttctgaaaaatattctaatctATTATCCTTCATTTCGGATCAATTGCAAACATTTGTGGCAATGGATGATACTCTTATAAAAGCCGATATACAATCAATATTGCTTTTACTATCACGGTTATACTATAATGATAATACGGAACCTAGCGATATTCAACGGAAG GTCAATGATCTTAtagatttaattatacaatgtGCAAAAAGTGCGATATTCGAAACACGGAAATTAGCAGCTAGAGCACTTGTACCTTTATTAACAACACAATCTGCTCAAtatgttttaacaaaaataattgagAATATAATATCTGCAGGGACCAACTATTcgtctttaaatttaatacatgGTTATATGTTGCAA atatatgaaatactaatatatttcaattttaaatcgtttgaATTGGTTGATGTAAATTGggatgaatttttgaaacgcACAATTTGGATCATAGAAAATCTGGAgcaaaaaaattcaaaaccGCCAAGTTTTTTATTGGCTGCACATTATGtaaatgtttgcaataaaatatgtgAAGTAGATAGAAC GTATGTGATACGAATGTTGCCGATGCTATATACTGtaatttcacatttattaggtgaaaaattaaaacaaggACCTGCGCGAGAACTGTATAAATTATCAGTAATTAGATTCATTCGATCAATAGCGAGAGAAACTTCGCTAATTCAACAGTCCGTAGTAATCAAAATATGCCTGCATAATTTAAAAGTTCCTGAAATGCAAATTGCTGCATGGTCAATTGtttcagaaattattaatgaagTGAAATACAGTGATGTATTACAGACATTAGTAAATTATGGTTTCTATGAAATTCGCAACTCTATAGAATGTTTTCATAAGTATAGTCCAGAATTGCAAGATGCAATATTTGATTTCCTCTACAGTAGCCTAACATGCATTAATCAAACTGAATCCTCCGATTTCATGAGAAGAattgatatttgtaaatttgtgTTAAATGAAATACGTCTACAGGATAATAAAAGTGGATACTATGAGAGAGACTGCTACTTAAGATTATTGGGGAAATCATATGTGACTTTAGCTTCTTTTAACAAGCATGATGAAGCAATTAATTTAGAGTGTACAAATGATGTATATAGTAGCTTCTGTGATAATCTATGGATCACAAGTTTGAGTGGAGATTTTAGAAAATCTGCATTTGAAATAATGGAGGGCCTTTTTCTAGCGTGTTATAAATGTGAAGAGTATCAAT ATGTACAGATTCAGTGGTGGACAACAGTATTACAATTGTTACTGGACAATAATCGCGAAATACGAAATGAAGCATTCTCTTTAATTGATCATGTTCCGGTACATTGTACAGTGATTAATGATTGTTCATATATCAATTTACTACTTTCTAAATTCTTAGAATgcaatatacgtaataaacaTCCTGAGTATATGTGTATTGCGCTTTTTTATTGGAGTACTGCTTTATTAGATTATATAGATTATGAAATGGATGATACAGat GTGTTCaacaaatgtacaaattatGACTTCTTTGAACCTTTGGAGGTATCAAGGACATGTGCtgagtttttaataaaaaatatgaagtgTTATATAGACATTATATTGCCAGATGACGCTATAAATTGGGCCAATTCCCTTTTGAATGTCCAATTTCAAAAATCCATTTCGTTTAGAACGCTCGTaaagaattatgaaaattacatgCCTACtctcgaaaataaattgcacgATATTTTGAACCCGACTtacaagaataaattattacaaattttatcatacgaacaatacaaaaatatattataa